DNA sequence from the Halichoerus grypus chromosome 8, mHalGry1.hap1.1, whole genome shotgun sequence genome:
TATAGCCACTTAGAAAAACAGTGTGGCAATTTCTTGGGAAGTTAAATGTACACTTAACATGTGGCCTAGCAGTTCTttcctaggtatctacccaaatgaaatgaaaaatacagacttgtatgtgaatgttcacagcagcctcattcataatagcctcaaactggaaataacGCAGTTATCTATCTGCTGGTGAAtccataaataaatgtatatacatattacgtaatactattcagcaatacaaaggaatgaactTTTGATATATACACaccaacaacatgggtgaatttcAGAAACGTCATGCTAACTGAAATCAGTCAAACACAAAAgtctgcatactgtatgatttcagtcatatggaATTCTAGAAGGGCAAAACTGTAGTGGTTGCCTGGGACGCACAGCCTGGGCAAGGAATTGACTGtaaagaggcaggaaggaactTTCAGAGATGATGGGAGTAtgttgattgtggtggtggttacgtGGCTGTCTTAGTTCGTCAAAGTTCATCAACCTCTACACTTAAAACGGGTGAATTTTATTATACCTCACTAAAGCagttggaaaaaaatcatattggtaggaaattcttttatttatatatactttaaaaattttcagtagGTTTAAATGGATTTCTTGAAACTATACTATAACTTGTTTAAAATAAGTTGCATCTGTGAGAAGGCAGAAGCGAGCTAAAAGGACAAAGTAATGAGGTGGCCGGGACTGCTGTTGGTGTTCAGGGAAAGCTTTTCTGATGAAGGGACATTTGAGCAGATACAGATGAAGTGAATTCAGTTCAATCAAAGAAGTGTCTTCACATGTATCTTGTGCATCTCTTATTCACTTTGTATCTAGGCGTTTTGTAGTTTCTGTTACTAATTACAAATGAGATCTTTTCCTTATCTGTTGCATTAGCTATAATAATCCTTAAATTaatctttgttttcatcttcatttgtctTTTGTCTCCTATTTGTTAATGCCTTGAGGACAGTAAGTATACACTTTTTATGCACTGTTAATTTATAGCTCTACCTCTGTGCTGTGTTTCCAGCATGTCCTCGGTTACTGCGTTTTCATGGTTTTTACTGAGACTAAGCAGATCCTTGTTGTATCTGttaatctttgtttttcctaGCTCAGTATAGCAACAAAATGCAAGTAGCACCTAAAAAAGGCCTAAAGTGGAAAACCAAAGATGCTGGTGCAATTTCATGTAACATAATTTCAATCTTACTGTCAAATGCAGCGAGTATAGGATGCGCATAAGACTGTTTGCTGGCACCTTTAAAGACACCCCTGGTGGATTCAAAGgtgggagaaatgaaagaaggtatTCTGAAACCCCACAGATTAAGAAAGAAGCAGCTGATTGGTCAGGTATAGATTAGAAATGGAAGTCTTGGCAAGATTCATCGTTTCATTCGAATAGAAGGGGTTCTTTTAGATTTCATGCCTGTCTTAGTCTCCATACATAAGGGAGGTGGGTGTCCGAGACTTGAGGGCTCAGCACAAGCTGTCAAAGTGAAAACATTTGTCGCTCAAGTTTGTGCCTTACCAGTAGATGGCAGCAAAATGCTTTGTTTAAAcattcttgctttctttaaaGTCTCACAGTATATAGgtactgtatcttttttttttttttttttttttttagcgacGGCCAAGGCAGATAGAATATTCTTACTTTCTTTAAATTGTAATACGACCACTGGGTAGTATCAGTTTATACTAAATGATTTTAGAAATTCAACTGATACAGCTTTcctaaaaatgttaactttttataGGTTTTGTTAGCAACTACttcttaattgtattttttattctctatagtattattaatattttgtatggAGTTTTCTGCCTCATAGATTTTTCTAAGGGACCCAGCTGCCATCATATAGTTTAGAACTAAATAACATTTTAGTAAACAATATAGGAGTGTTTTAATCCTATAACTTTGGAGGCTTTCTCTTTATTTGGAAAACACTCatgaatttctctctttcatgaatAAACTAGAAATTAAGGGAGCATTTTAACCCTAGGTAGTTAGGCCTGACAAATTTATTTTCACCTGAGATTGTTGGCCCCCAGGACGTGACCTACATAACAGGAGGGAGCACTTCTTGCCCCTTTTCTACCCACTGCCCAGGAAGGCCAGTGGGATGAGAGCCACACAGAACTGACCCTTGGCTTCAGGGAAGATCGGGGCAGGTGACAAAAGTCTGTGATGAAGAGTCACACAGCCGATTgtcacttctctttcttcctttcactttctttccaGAAATCAGTCCATTTAGGAGAGCATTTTGGAACtgttatagaaaatatttatacagGGCTGAGGTTTCTCCCAATTTTTCACACAACATGCTGCTTAATTCTTAGAAACTCCaaaattcttataaaactaaGAATCCACAGAATAGTCTCTTATCTTAGGAAAACATGATTTATCAAGATCATTTAACATATATCTTACGTGCTTTGGAATTTTTACAGaccacaggtttttttttgttttttgttttttttacctaatACACCCTAAAACAACACAGCCTGCCAGACCACAGTACATCCGTCCTTTAGAGCAGCAGATGTTGCTACACATGCTTCTCTTTAAGACCAAGAagcacaagagaaaacaaaaagttcaaAACTGAAGAGAAACATGAAACAATACAGAGATGAGAGAGCCGAGTAGCCAAAAGCAGTTGGTTAAATTAAGACCGAGAGGGGCTGTGGCCATCTGAACACTTTGTTTTTGCCTATCTTTTAAATACTCTGTAGGTCATTTTTGTCCTGTTAACCCAGGTTTGATGACTTtctatcaaaatttattttctgtgaaaaCTATGCTTCAATTAAACTGAGAAAGAAGTACTTGATGTCCATTATAatcttcagtcatttttttttcctgggaatgGGCTTAAATGCTCTGTGCCGTGGTAGAGTTCATTGTTTTGTCTTCGAGTCtgctaatgttttcattttggttttaaccCTAGCCGATCCAACAGTTAAGGACTTGATCGGAGGCTTCACTGCTCTTCATTATGCAGCCATGCACGGCCGGGCCCGGATTGCACGCCTGATGTTAGAATCTGAATACAGGAGCGACATTATTAATGCCAAAAGCAATGATGGCTGGACTCCCCTCCATGTGGCTGCTCACTATGGTAGGGACTCATTTGTCCGACTCCTACTGGAGTTCAAGGCTGAGGTCGACCCGCTCAGCGATAAAGGCACCACCCCCCTTCAGCTCGCCATCATCCGAGAGAGGTCAAGCTGCGTGAAGATCCTCCTGGACCACAATGCCAACATCGACATCCAGAACGGTTTTCTGTTGCGATACGCTGTGATCAAAAGCAATCACTCTTATTGCCGAATGTTCCTTCAGAGAGGAGCAGACACAAACTTGGGTCGCTTAGAAGATGGACAGACTCCTTTGCATTTGTCTGCCCTTAGGGATGATGTGCTTTGTGCACGGATGTTATATAACTATGGAGCGGACACAAACACAAGGAACTATGAAGGACAGACCCCATTGGCTGTTTCAATAAGTATTTCTGGAAGTAGTCGACCGTGTTTGGATTTCTTACAAGAAGTCACAAGtatgtaatttaattattaatcttactgcatttttaagaaattttcatcTTCTGGGGGCGTGTTTCAGATGTGTTTACAACTTAAAATGAGCAGACGCTAATGATTCCTATCAGCCCTGCTTATTAGTAAGTTATTAATAATGTGACTCATGCCTCATTcatctgaaataaaaagaaagctctaTATCACAAGATTTCATACAAATTCAATTGTGTTACTAAAAGTAATAGGGATAGATAGGCTGAGAGCGGAAATGtaggaagggacagagaaaggagaaactgTTAAATTCACAAAGGTCTCTGTTAGAACAAGACAGTTCTTACTGATCATACATATAGTCATTCGGGCTTTCATGGACTTCTGATTGAAGAATTAGAAGGAGAGCGTTGGCCTTTAGGTTCCATAGCTGTGGAAGTGTTCTAGAATCGGTGCTTTAGTGCCAGGCTGTTGCTCCCCGTCTTATTGTTGCTTTTCTGGCTTCCCGGGATGTGACCCCACATGAGATGAACAGCAGTGTTCCTGAGCGAGGGATCCTAGTAATGCAGGTTACAGATGCCAGAAGTTGTTGTAAGATGAGATTTGTCGTCAGTGGGAGATTTGGTACTACGGCCCCGGGCCCTTGTGGCTTCCACTTCTGACCTGTTTTGGTACGGGCACTTCTGAAAGCCTGGGAATGTGTGCCCCGCCTTGCGTGGTGGTGCACGTTTGCATTGTTTCTCTGGTAGGGGTATTGGTCTGTGTGTGGATATAGCCACCCTCCCTTGTCAGGCTTCCTCCGCAGCTAGTCGAGGTGCGTCTCGGAGCTCAACATCCAACGCAAGGCTCAAGTCGGTAAACGAAATGCTTGATTTCACCCTCTGCTTCACTCTTTCATGAATTCCCTTTTCCTCGCCTGCTTTTTCCCTTTCAGTCGTTATCATGGAAGAACAAATACACTGTGGGTACCAGGTACTGAGGGGTAAGGAGTTGACTCGACCCTGTAAATAATCTACCTCCCGCTTGGAACTGAACTTGGGAGTGGAAATCTTATGAACAAATGAAGTGTAATTTGGATTTTGTGTgcttatgaaaaggaaaagatggcACTGTTACCACTGTGTGTCTGCAGACcaaagcctcagaagaaatcacCCTCAGGATCTAACTTAGGCTGTCCACTTGGCCTGTGTGTGGCGACGGAAACGGCCTGTCCGCACCGTCCAGTATGGTAGCTACCAGCCCTGGCCCCGTGTGGCCGGTGTACACGTGTTACGTGCTTAACGCCACTGAGGAACGGAGTTGTTAATTTATCTGTATTAATTGAAATTTAGATGGCTACAAGGGCCTGGTGGCTCCCGTGTTCTACACAGATCTGTCTGCCTTGGGAGCAGGGTTTTGGGCTGACTGGTAGGTGATCCCTTGAAGAAAGTTTTTGAGACACACGACATACCGAGACACAGGGGATGTCCTGTGTGGTGTTTCCTCGCCAGCTTACTCTGACTCTTCAGATCCAGGCCGCATCTAACGAAAAGTGTGCCGTGGCATTTCCAGTGCTGGTTCTCTCAGCAAATTTTCTAGCAGTCTTCATTCGTAGACTGGGATGGGTATTGGTGTTATGAGAGAGGATATTACTCTTAAACTTCAGGTTAGGATTCTGTTCTGGAAAAAGCCTGTGAGGTATCTCTTACTCTTTCTGCATTCTGagtatctttttgttgttgctttcatttttgttttaatttctcactCGAGACTCCTGGTTAAATTAGTGTGACTGCCTCAGCCccttttgttaaatattttgctcAGCAGTTAAAGGCATCGACTAGAGCTGGGCTGCCCAAGCtcaagccccagctctgccacctgtcacctgtgaccttgggcaggttacccAACTGCTCTGCCGCAGTGTCCTCATGGGAGCATTAGGATAATTATATCTATCTTACAGGCTTGTTGTgtgggttaaatgagttaatgtttgtaaTGTGCTTAAAATAGCACCTGGCACATTTTAAGTGctgtatatgttttttaaaatatgagagtGGATGAACAGCAAGGCCTGGCTTGCTACCAATAGAGTGAATCCCTTAGATTCTTactctcccccagcctcctcttTTTTAGCTTGGTGGACTGTTATTCCCCTTATCTTCCCCTGTGCCAAATGTAAACTCCCCTACTCACTGTACGGACGAGGGAGTTAACCAGaatgaaaaatcttttaagaGAGAAATTCCACAAGAAAGCTGAACCTCGGGCATAGACTAGCAAGAACTTTTAAACTTACGGGGGGTACAGAAGGCATTTTAATGACCTGCATGCCTGGAATTTTGTTCGGAGACAAGTAGTGTAGAACTTAAGTTTGGGGGGAAAGCCCACTTGTGAATTCTCAGGCCCAGATTATGCCTGTGGTAGGGACGGACTTTCTTCAGCCAGCCGCCTCTGCAGGAGAAGGCCTTAGGCCTGAAAATCTCTGGTAATTGCAGTTCCTTGTGTCCAAGGGTCTGGAAGTCAGAGGAGGGTTTTAGAGAACAGAGTAGAGAGGGCGGAAAACGAGATGGCTCCCTGCTGGAGAGTGCCACTTGAAAGGAGGCTGCTTCCATGTCTGATTGGCCAGCCTATTTGCAGAACAGGTGCCATGTTGTGCTGCCTGCCTAGGAAATCCTTCGATTGTAAGGCTTGTTACTCTTTCTGCACAAGAAGGAAACGTTCAGAAGGCAAAGTGGAATCCAAGACTTGGACAAGCAGCAAGGTGAAAAGCTGTTGGAGGGGTCGGCTTGTCACCATTTGACCTGCACATCTAAACTCACTGTGTGGAATCTATCTCTGTGGGGCTGCTATTTCATCGAGGCATTAGAGAGGCAAGATTTTACTGTTACCATCTACCATCTTTGTCAGTTTTAACAGAGCAATCATAAGTTAAATTgcctgtctgataattccaacatctgtgtcatagCTGAGTCTGTTCcgatgcttgctttgtctctcccaactgttgttttttttcttgccttttagcatgtcttgtaactttttattgaagCCAGACAGGATGGATCAGGTAAGAGGAACAGAGGTAAATAGGCCTTTAAATGTCAGGTTCTGTGTGAACCTGGCCGGGATCTGGGCTGCGTACCATGTCTGCTGGAGCTGTAGGTCCTGGAAACTTCAGTCCCTCCTGCGTCCTCGGTCTTGTCTCCCCTCTTGACTTTGggcttctctctgtcctcctcctcttccctcacaCAGCTTGGTGAGACAGTTAGAACAGTTCTCTGACTCCAGCACCCAGAGTCTTTCTCCAGGTGGGATAAGACTCTGGTCAAGTCTTTACCCTTAGAGAACAGGCCTTTGTTATGGAGAAGgttctgggtttaaatcccatgATTATTCTTAACCCTCCTCCCTTGCCAGAGCCACAAGGGGGTTTTTATTAGCTATTCCCTATGACAACCTGGTGGGGTTCCTGAaagtaaaatggagagaatgtggcgggtgggggggggtgcttcCTAAGACTGTGACCCTCACTGTCAGGCCAGTCCACACACAGCCTCAGGTAACTCGTCAAAATTACCATTGAAGTGTTCCTACGAGTTTATGGCTCCAGCAGCTTGTGCTCCAGGTACGCACATCTCAGCGGTCACTCGCTggatttgtttctctctcctgacTTTGTGGTGGTTTGCGCTGTGAGGTCTGTTTGCTCTTTCTGCACAAGAAGGAAACGTTCAGAAGGCAAAGTGGAATCCAAGACTTGGACAAGCAGCAAGGTGAAAAGCTGTTGGAGGGGTTGGCTTGTCACCATTTGACCTGCACATCTAAACTCACTGTGTGGAATCTATCTCTGTGGGGCTGCTATTTCATCGAGGCATGTAGATTTATGGTGGGCGAGTCCAAGGCAAGTCACTGATTTTGCGTTTGTTCAGCGTTTTCTTCTTACAAGAGCAggagtgatgacttccaagctccttacatgtTCAGGAGCTAAAACTGGAAGTCAGTTcattagttttgttgtttttacgtAAAAAGTGAACAACAGTCTATTCATGGTCATTTGGGCTGAGTAGCATTTCGCCCGCTGGAATTCAGAGGCACATCTCTCCCGTATACGATCCTGAAGATCCCTCAGCTCTGCCTGTGTCAGAGGTGTTGTTAAATTGGCTGTGTCTAGTGGTGGAGAGAGCAGCTAATGGGCTCTTGACCCCATGTCTGACATGCCTAAAAACCTTGGGCAAGCCGCTTAGCCTCCCAGCTCCCCCTGATTCTCAGTTACCCCCTCTGAAACATGAGGGAATTAGATCACAGTCCTTGGGGtctcccccctcctttttaaaattcttgccGGTAACCACTCTTAAAGGGGATGATTTCCTGccgtttgtgattttattttatgatttatgtaGAACAGTGGTTTTCATAGTGTGGCCTCTTGGGGGGGTCCTCAAGACCATTTTAGGTGCCCATGAGGTCAAAACAGATTTCATAGCAGCGCTGAGATGTGATTCGCCTCTTTCACTGCGCTGTCATTTGACTGATGGGGTAGGAGCAATGGCGGGTCAAACTGCTGGCTCCTCAGTGTTAACCGCGGCAGTGGCCCCAAAGGGTACACGTAGTTCTTGAGTTCTTCACCACCAGGCAATCTCACTAAAGAAGATTCCAGTTCCATTTAGGGAtgtctttgacaaagcagtaaaattaatCCCATTAAATCTGATCCCTCTGAGTACAtgcctttttaatattctgtggaATGGAAATTGAAAGTATTCTTACTGCATACCAAAGTGCTGTGATTGAATTGACAAAAAGCACTTCTTCGATTTGTTTGAGCTGAACCAGCAGCTTTTTCTGTGGAACACCCATTTTTACCTGGAAGATTGACTGACAGCCAAACGATAGCTATTTAGTCTTGGCTATTTGGCAGACTTTCTTGTCACGTTAAGGAAAACAATTGACAGTATTTATGACAAGTcataaaatttgagctttcaagtgaaaattagaattttgaaaagCTTGTATTTGCTACTATGACATTGGCAGGTTCCCAATATGCAAAGACTTTTTTGAGATAAGCGGCAATACTaacaaaagtgattttttttgatACTATTTAATGAAATgggtcaacatttggaagatctccATAACCTAGTGAGCCAATGTTTTCCAAAGGACTAATGCATAATTTGACAAAAACATGCGtgggtaaaagatccattcaaaggaCAAAGTAGACCAATGGATTTGAATGTGAAAGAGTACGAGAGGTTCATTGATTTGGTTTCAGATTGCATATTGCaactaacctttaaaaaaataccacttgTCGAGTTTTGGTGAAGTATCAAAGAAGATGACGATCATCTAAAAACActatgaaaatattctttccctttccaactATGTGAATGAGGCTGGATTTTCTTGAAGTACTTCAATCAAGACAACATATTAGAACAGAATGCAGGAGCAGATCTGTGAATCCAGCTATCTTGTATGAAGCCAGACTTTAAGAGATAATTTGCAAACACGTAAAACAGTGCCACTCTTCTTGTGAAaccttttttgttttagaaagcagCCTCTTTTTTCTCCCAAAATTTACTTCAACTGATAATGAATTtatattgctgttatttttttttaagattttatttttttagtaatctctacacccaatgtggggcttgaactccaaaccctgagatcaagaattgcatgctccaccaactgagtcagccaggcaccctgtattactgttatttttaaatgaatcaacgAATATGTTTTAAACTTCCCAACCTTAATTTCTAAGTATGGCAAATACAGATAGagataacccacataaacaaaaattctttgGGGTCCTCCAATTTTGAGAGTGCAAAGAGGTCATAAAACTAAAAGATTGAGACCCTGGTGATGTACAACTTCTACCTTCAAATTTTTAAGGACACCTTGTTAGCCTGGTGTTCTCAGATATGGtgaatttctaatatatttttgtttgcagTTACTACAGTCTggataaaatgaaatgctttaaaTTACTACTTGCCCTATGCCAGTGTATTTACAACTTAGGATCTGTAGAGATCAGTGATTCCTGAAGTGTGTCTATAAAATTGTGGTTCTGTCAGATGCTATGAGGGTAAACGGATACATTATTCAAATTAGTTTGGAAGACTAGTACCCTGGATTCTAGATCCCAGTTTCAGGGAGTAGCAGCATATCCAAGGTGCCAAGAAGTCCTTGAGCAAGTTAACCATTAATTTTTGTTCACTGAACAGCCAACTTTCACAAGCATATTTTATTCCTGTGGCAAGCTCTGGTCTAGATTATTCTTAAGGCAGGGAATATGCAATTTGGGTTTGTGTTTACTATCCAAAAGGAGGCCAAGTTGCAATCTGTGTTTCTAGTAGATGTTGCTCACAGACTTGAAGCAACCACCCAGTTTGCATCAGTGGTGTGTGAAACGTCGGACTGGGTTGTATTTTGATTTGTATAGTTTAGGAAATTAAATGGCTCctatttctaaggaaaaaaaaagattaggtaGATAGGAATTGAATTGGGTAAACTATTTGGGGGAGACTTAATCTGTCAAGTACTTAAGCATGTTGCTTTCAAGAACAGCATCACAGgtgtttaaaaatactgttttataaacACTGCAGTAAcctgaaatgtgtttttatttaaaaatagtcacACACGATGTTTTGGCAGCAGGAGTTAAACTTCAAAAACAGTTTCAAACTCTGCTCCtgcattctgttcttttttttttttttaattttaagaaagtaaaatttaggCTGTGGCTTTCTCAGCTAAATCTAGTACAACGGCAAGCATGTGAGCGGATGATCACATAAAACACCTCTACAACAGGTGcccttatttctgtatttctttcaaaTGCTTCTTTAATcactctttgatttttttttgggggggggtaggaTGATATCAAAACAGGGTTACCTagtgtaactcttttttttttttaatattttatttatttatttaattgacacagcgagagagggaacacaagcaggaagagtgggagaaggagaagcaggcttctggctgagcagggagcccaatgcagggcccgatcccaggaccccgggatcatgacttgagccgaagacagtcacttaaccaattgagccacccaggcgccccacctagCATAACTCTTTAAGAGAAGTAATTTGTGTAGCACATTTTAcctatggtgattttttttttttttttttggtaatagggGATTTGCCAGACATCTCTATAGTCTTGATAGGCCTTTGGGTCCCAATTACTAAAAtcacttttagaaataaatagtACATAGTtctaagtcatttatttttaaggtccTTTGATCTAGAAAGCATTGCCTTATTCTTCACTTTTTTCATGATATTTATATTGCTTTCTGTTTTCAATATAGGCTTCTAGAGATTTGTTATTTGTTAAGAAGCAGTCTatggttttgtttagttttaatgCAAATGAAGAATATAGGTCAAAGCTCATTAGCCTGTGGAAACAAATGTAACCAATGGACAAATGTCATCAAGGCTGAAACTGTATATATTTGGATTCTATCtaagttaaattattttataataccaCAATTTTTATATTAAGGTGAGCTAGAAACTGCCATTGTCCTATAAAGATTTGTTGAACACATTTCATCCTGAGTGTCTGTGAAGGAAATTCAGAGACAAGAGCGAAGGAATAAAACGTGTTTATGGTAGGATTTTAAAATGGGAagctgaaataaaacaaagaggtatTGGGAGACCATTC
Encoded proteins:
- the ASB7 gene encoding ankyrin repeat and SOCS box protein 7 is translated as MLHHHCRRNPELQEELQIQAAVAAGDVHTVRKMLEQGYSPNGRDANGWTLLHFSAARGKERCVRVFLEHGADPTVKDLIGGFTALHYAAMHGRARIARLMLESEYRSDIINAKSNDGWTPLHVAAHYGRDSFVRLLLEFKAEVDPLSDKGTTPLQLAIIRERSSCVKILLDHNANIDIQNGFLLRYAVIKSNHSYCRMFLQRGADTNLGRLEDGQTPLHLSALRDDVLCARMLYNYGADTNTRNYEGQTPLAVSISISGSSRPCLDFLQEVTRQPRNLQDLCRIKIRQCIGLQNLKLLDELPIAKVMKDYLKHKFDDI